The window CGCACCCGGCGACCCGATTTCCCTCGGGGCAACCGTCTCGACCACCCGGCGGCCGCGCCGCATGGGGTGTACCCGAGTCTCGGCGAGGACCGCTGGGTCGCGATCGCCGTGTTCGGTGACGAGGACTGGGATCGCTTCGTGACCGCGCTGGGGCGGCCCGCGTGGACCGAAGATCCGCGGTTCGCCGACTCCGAGGAGCGGAGGCGCCACCAGGATCAGCTGGACACCCACGTCGCCGACTGGACCCGCACCAAGACCGCGCATGAAGTCGTGGAGTTGCTCCAAGGTGCCCAGGTGGCGGCAGGCGCTGTCCAGAACGCGCAGGAGCTCAATGAGAGCGACCCGCAGTTGGCGGCAAGGGGGACCTTCTTCGAGCTTGACCACCCGGTGATCGGGGAGGCGCGCTTCGAGGGCACGCCGGTGCATTTCTCGCGGACCGTGCAGCACACCTGGCGTTCGGCGCCGCTGCTCGGCGAGGACAACCACTACGTGTTCGGTGATCTGCTCGGCCTGCCGGCTGACGAGATCGCCGAACTCGAGGCTGAGGGAGTGATCTGACGTGTGGGACGGACCGACCGGCGAGCTGACCTATTCGGGTCTGCGGGTTATCGAGATCGCCCAAGACCCCCAGGGCGAGATCGTCGGGAAACTCCTGGCTGATCAGGGAGCCGACGTGATCAAGGTGGAGCCGCCCGGGGGTGCCACGGGCCGCCACATCGGGCCGTACGCAGCAGGGCACGAGGGCGACCTCGACCACAGCCTGCATTTTTGGACCTACAACACCGGCAAGTCCTCGGTCGTGCTCGACAGTGCCACCGAAGAGGGGCGGGCTCAGCGAGCAGCCCTGATCGCGAGCGCCGATGTCGTGATCACCAGCAGCAGCCCCGCCGGACTCGCCGCCGACGAGATCGATCCGGTGGCGCTGAGCGACCAGCACCCTTCGTTGATTGTCGTCTCCGTCTCGCCTTATGGCCTCACCGGTCCTTGGGCCGACCGTCGCTCCAGCGACCTGGTGGCGCTGGCTGCCGGC of the Nocardioides sp. genome contains:
- a CDS encoding CoA transferase, which encodes MWDGPTGELTYSGLRVIEIAQDPQGEIVGKLLADQGADVIKVEPPGGATGRHIGPYAAGHEGDLDHSLHFWTYNTGKSSVVLDSATEEGRAQRAALIASADVVITSSSPAGLAADEIDPVALSDQHPSLIVVSVSPYGLTGPWADRRSSDLVALAAGGILMSCGYDDHSLPPVRPGGNQGFQIGAKLRPPRAVARAARTAGHGAGAGRRCLHARGRGGQW